The sequence caATTTAACGTGTGCATAAGACTATATATGTGTCCTcctccttaatttttttttatatattactgATTTTACTTATTACCATATCTTTAGATACCATTAAGTTTGACCTTTGTATGGAGAATTCTTTACCTAATAAATGGTGATAAACTTAGTcgatgaaaatataatttctattatGTTTAAGTTATATTATACTGAATCATATACATGCATTGTACTTTatgtataataaatttatttattaatataaatttaataaatatgatacataaattagtaaCATACAGGGATTCCCCTAATCCCTCTCAAAATCAACTGTTAGAATCCCCACATctctatataaaaatatagttattaCAACATGGTCTACTTAAAAAAGAAGGTGTATTTTAACAAACACTCTTCCAatgatttcttcatcatatccaacaacaaaaataatgcatgatGAAACacaaattgatgaagaaacatCTCTTGTGTTTGATTTCcttaaaaacaattcaaagaTTCCTCAACAATTCATATGGCCAGATGATGAAAAGCCATGCCCTCAGCCACCACCACTATTACATGTTCCTCCAATAGACTTGAATGGCTATCTCTCCGGTGACCCCCTCGCGGTCTCCAATGCCACTCGTCTTGTTAATGAGGCATGTCGAAAGCATGGCTTCTTCCTTGTTGTTAACCATGGTATCGATACGAAGCTCATCAATGAAGCTCACAAGAACATGGATTTCTTCTTTGGGAAGCCACTTGTTGAAAAGGAAAAAGCAAAGAGAAAAGTTGGTGATTATTGTGGTTATGCTAGTAGCTTTACTAGTAGGTTCTCTTGCAATCTTCCTTGGAAAGAAACACTTTCTTTTAGATATTCTGCTGAGTTACCCTTTTCACATCATATAGTCCAAAATTACATCTTGAATGTCATGGGACAAGAATACACTCATTTTGGGTAAGATAATTTGGTCACCaaaatacttttatttcatatatatgcatTATCATTCTTTAAACATAATTGTTTGCtacatatttcaaaaattaatagaTCATCATACACTATACAAATTATGTGAGACTTGTTTGATGTGTCACATTTTTATGTTCACTTCCTTACTTCAACTTTTCTTACTAGTACATGTTTGTTACTTGTAGGGATGTGTACCAAAAATATTGTGAAGAAATGAGCAAGCTTTCCCTTAGTGTGATGGAGCTATTAGGTGAGAGTATTGGAGTGGGAAGATCATATTTCAGAGAGTTTTTTGAAGAGAATGATTCAATAATGAGATTGAATTATTACCCAATTTGTCAAAAGCCAGATTTGACTCTAGGGACAGGGCCTCATTGTGATCCTACTTCCTTAACCATTCTTCATCAAGATGATGTTGGTGGCCTTGAAGTCTTTGTGGATGATAAATGGCACTCTATTCCTACTAATACTAATGCCTTTGTGGTCAACATTGGTGATACATTCATGGTAAGTACAAAAATCAAGTAAAGGATTTCACTTTTATACATATTTCAACATGTTGTGGTAATATGCCCTACAGTAATTTTCATGAATAGTTgcataaaattatctttttgacGACCTGATAGTATAAAAGTTATCGTTAAGTCATGTTTAGATCAAGTTCAACTCATACATAAAAGGGATAGGAAGGATCATATTATAGCTTTCACAACCACACAACAATACAAAATACATGTAACTCAATATATAAGTACATATTTATGGTACCAAAAGAACAACATGAAAGACAAATGCAtggtttacattaaaaatattattcatctTATTATATATCATGTATGTGATGTAATTTTGTAATGTGAAATTATTATTCAGGTACTGTCAAATGGTACATACAAGAGTTGCTTGCACAGAGCAATTGTAAACTGTAGAAGAACAAGGAAGTCATTGGCATTTTTCTTATGTCCAAAACAGGACAAGATAGTAAGCCCACCAAAAGAGTTGATTACTAAGAATCTACCAAGGAAGTTCCCTGATTTCACATGGCCACTTTTTCTTGAATTCACTCAAAAACATTATAGAGCTGACAAAAATACTCTTGATGCCTTTGTCCATTGGCTTCTAAACAAAACTTAGCTC comes from Solanum pennellii chromosome 1, SPENNV200 and encodes:
- the LOC107029361 gene encoding gibberellin 20 oxidase 1-D-like; its protein translation is MISSSYPTTKIMHDETQIDEETSLVFDFLKNNSKIPQQFIWPDDEKPCPQPPPLLHVPPIDLNGYLSGDPLAVSNATRLVNEACRKHGFFLVVNHGIDTKLINEAHKNMDFFFGKPLVEKEKAKRKVGDYCGYASSFTSRFSCNLPWKETLSFRYSAELPFSHHIVQNYILNVMGQEYTHFGDVYQKYCEEMSKLSLSVMELLGESIGVGRSYFREFFEENDSIMRLNYYPICQKPDLTLGTGPHCDPTSLTILHQDDVGGLEVFVDDKWHSIPTNTNAFVVNIGDTFMVLSNGTYKSCLHRAIVNCRRTRKSLAFFLCPKQDKIVSPPKELITKNLPRKFPDFTWPLFLEFTQKHYRADKNTLDAFVHWLLNKT